TATGCCTTTCTCCCACCAATAACTGACCGATTACCTCAGCCGAACGGTATTTAATTACCAGTTACCAATTACCAGTTACCAATCACCAGTTACCAGAATCAAATTCCGTGCGTTATTTGTTCAACACGACATTAGTCACCCATTACCTATTTAACATTTCTGGTTGTTGAGCCTGATGAGGATGAGTATTACCTGGATAGATGTGTAACTTTTTAAGCATTTTTCTGCCTAATACCCCTTTTGGCAACATCCTCTTCACCGCTAATCTAATTACCTTATCCGGGGACTGAGCCATTAATTTGTTATATTTTATACTCTTTAAATGACCAGGATAGGTAGTATGGTGGTAATAAATTTTTTGCTCTGCCTTCTTACCCGTCACATTAACCTTCTGTGCATTAATCACGACTACATTATCACCCGTGTCTAAGTAGGGAGTATAGATTGGTTTATGTTTACCTCGCAGGATATGAGCGATGTGACTTGCCATACGCCCCAGTATTTGACTTCCTGCATCTATAACATACCATTTTTTTTGCAAGTCTTTTTCTTTAGCCATATAAGTTTTCATTTATCTTTCCTCCTTAAATTTCTGGAAAGATGTATTATAACATATTATCAAAAATATTGCAAGAATTTTTTTATTTTTTAGGAATGTGTAATTCTTTTTCCCTTGACATTTTTAATATTTTATGGTAATGTATTACAATACGGGAGGGATAGATGGTTTGATAAAGGGTAACTAAATAATGGAATCAAATGTTTTCCTTTCTT
This portion of the bacterium genome encodes:
- the rplM gene encoding 50S ribosomal protein L13; translated protein: MKTYMAKEKDLQKKWYVIDAGSQILGRMASHIAHILRGKHKPIYTPYLDTGDNVVVINAQKVNVTGKKAEQKIYYHHTTYPGHLKSIKYNKLMAQSPDKVIRLAVKRMLPKGVLGRKMLKKLHIYPGNTHPHQAQQPEMLNR